CCAAggttgtgatgtaaaaataatgaaaatgtactTACTGTATACTACTGTAGCTGTGACTCACACTGCGACTAAATGTTGGAGAGGACCTACAATGTAGTTTATGCAATAAAAAGAGACGGTATATTGAATGTTAGCAGATGTAGGGCATCAATATTTATTCATCCAAAATTTTAACATGATTCCTATTGAAGTGTACAGTCACTTTAGACTGAATAAAGGTCATTAAAGGTGAAATTGTTCAAATGAAGGAAACACATGGTATTACCTTGACGAAGATGCACTTATTGTTGGGTAGTTGGATTTGCATCTTTGTTAACAGGTGATACCACTAtcatttcctcctcatctttGCATATCCTGCCACAATTAAATATACGTTTAATGCCAGTTATCACACGTATATGTAAAGAGGCTGCTGTGCaagttgaaaaaaaatcctgacTGGCTTTGCAAGTGTGCCTCATACTGTAGATACCCAGATACGTTCAAGTTGCTCACAGCTTATGCACACTCAGTACTTTGGCTGTTTGAGACACATTGGCACAAAGTGATTCAGCTGCTTTTGTGAGGCAGAAAGTATtatctgctgtgtgtgcatgtggcaCTGAAATCTGGGTTTTGCAGAACTATGCATGTTAGCATTTATCAGTTAATCAGTTCCACCCAACAACCATTTTTTCTGCTTACTGCAGGTGCCATTTGCAGGAAGCTAAGGAAGATAACACACCCTTAACTCTCCTGTCACAGTGTCCATTTCTATCTTGAATTTTTAACGGAATAGCAGAGCTTATTGTTTCTTAGTGTAGGGATGCACTCTGAAACCCAGAATTAAATGTACCCTGGGGCAAAATAATTAAAGACTGTAAAATGAACAAGCTTAACTAGATTTACTATTTGTCATGATAAGTGTGCCTACACCTGAATACAGTGTAACCACTTTGCCAATGCTTGTTGAGGTGCATTTTTGAATTGCAAGGGCAAGCATGTGCAATGTGCAAACATGTATTTGTTTAGTCAAGTACctagagacagagacatttacAATTTACCACATTTACCACTGCCCCACTCATAGTTCATGTGTCATTGCCCAAGGTATTTTATAACATATATCTGAGGAGCCTGGAGTGTACACTAAGACATGGGTTTATAGTGTAGAGTCAATAGTCGGCTTATTCCTGAGTGTGTTCATAAATTCATTCAGAAACGGTCAGTGCATTGTTAGTACTGCTGTTAAGAGATTCTGTTTCAGTTTCAGGTCACCCGGTGCAGGggcctgattttgaaaatcaaTGACAGTAAAAGTCTAAAGCTGTGTAGAATCTAGGGATGGGAACGACACAGCATTTTGAGAGTCGATTGTCGAGGTCCACGTGTTGAATTTTTGACGATGtgtcagcctttttttttttaacagcaccAGCAATGCGGAGGGTGGAAAATATTCTACAGATGCGCAGATCGTCTAGGTCAACTTATTTCTGCCTGATGAAAAATAATGTCAGATTTCAGATCTAGTCAATATGTTAACCCACATTTTTTGTTAACCctatttattaatttctttgtttatttcaacCGTGACCCGCCAGCAATTCATccaaatattctttttttttttcaagctaTCCACTCATCTCTAATAGGTGAAATTATCTTACCAtttctgagcctggttctgtcagatttcttcctgttaagagggatttttttttctctccactgatgcctagtgcttactcattgtgtgaactgttgggtttctctgctctccttgatgttgtctatgtacagtgccttgagataatgtatgttatggcgctatacaaataaaatttaattgaattgaatttcaCCTACTTTTTGACCCAAACACGGCATGTCCACGTGTTTGGGAAGAAGGCTAGTGCGCAGTGTAGTCACTATTGGCACGGATGTGGCAGGGATGCATAGGTAGGCTTTTGCCAGACGGCTCAGGTTTTTGAACCTGTGCTCGTTAAGTGTCCACCAGAATGCAGGACTTGACTGGGTGAGATGCCATATTCATTTGTGTAGCGCACGTTATGATGATTTGAATAGGCAATATAATATCTTGAAAGACAAAATGTAATTCACAAGTACACTGAAAATCCCAGACGCCCCTCCCCCCCGACATTTTAACTCGATTGTCGGAAAAAGTCTCATCCCtactaaaatatatataaatacatatgtatatgtatatgtccaCAACCATAGCACAAACCATAGTGTGCAATTGTACTTAGTAAATGCAGGAGGAACTTTTCTCACAAGATTTTATTCtgagccagaactccacaaagccTCCCTCATGTAGGCTTGCATCTCTGCGGCTGCCTTTGTACACAACAGAGACCTGTACACATgggggtcgcagggggtgctgtgccaatctcagctaacatagtgcgataggtggggtacacgtTGGACAGATAGCCAGttcaaacagaaaataacagcTCGAATGTACAcatattgaaataaaatgtttaatttcaaataaaagaTGACAGTCCTAAATATGTATCATGCTGCAGTTATAGTTTCTCGTTCAACTTGTTCCTAATctcctccttcttttctctGTTGTAGTGGTGATCGGGACAGCCCAGGGCCAGACATGACTGGACCTGAAAGTAGTTATCCATTTTTATGATCCATGATTTCTAAATTCAATTGATCTTATTAGAAAATATTtcttaatatttgttttgtaaatacaatatcacgtcttctgtatttttttagGTGGTCAGGGCCCGTCAGATGGGGCAGATACTGAGGAGGCGGAGAAGTGTCCGATCTGTTTGGGCATCCTGGCTGGAGGCGAGCTTGCCATGCCTGACAGCTGCTGCCACGTCTTCTGCCTCAGATGCCTTCTCACATGGGCAGAGGTAACTCTCAGTGCTGCTATGCATGTGAAGTacagtggtgtgtgtttggactAATGAAATGGCAGAGACTTTGTTTCTTTCACTGTTTATTAGACTATGACCATGTGCTTCTAATAATGACATGAATAAATCTTCATCTGTCAAAGTTATGCTCACATGAATACATACCCATGAATTTACTTCTACTCAGATCGAAACCACAAATTTAACTCCAAAGTGCTTTAAGTAATTGGtatctcttattttgaagttacAGATGGCTCCTTCCTGTCCAGTAGACAGAAGACCTTTCTCTCATGTTTACAGATGGGATGGGAATCTCCGCTGTGTGCAGGTGAGTCTTTATTATACCAgcgttttgttttctctttgaaatgCAGCCATGACatcctcaaaaaaacaaacaaagcaggtCATTAGCTGTTAGGGTTGTCAGTTTTTTCGAAGTGTCTGTCGACCCCGTTACCTTTTAACTAAGCTCTAAGCTaacagatttgttcagtacCATACGAACTATAGTGCTGAACCAGAAATACCTCAACACAACCACTTTCAGATGCTTTAGTGCTTTAATTGTCTGCTTTGGAGCTTGTCGTATTGTTTTAGATTGATCTCTTTTGTCTACGTCTGTTGAGCAAAGTGAGCAAGGATATAGGTCAAGCTGGACTTACAGCTTCacagagtctgtgtgtttgtaggctgtatattttaaacttgaatagatttttatggttttaatttGAACTTTCCCAAACGTTCGAATCGATATCCCAGTTTTGGCTTAAAAGATGACAGCCCTATTAACTGCTGGTCTAGTTTTGTAatccaaaacatttcaaagaaattTTACAATAAGTTTAGCAAATGTTGTGATATATCTTTGAgctctcacatacacatgtttttaCCATAAAATGCACATTGCTTTTGTCATTGCTGTTTTAAGGTTCCTGTGACGAAGCAAACAACTCAACCTGAAGCTGACAATTGTTGCTGTAGAAATCCTGAACAAAAAGTCTGTCTCAAGTGagtgttgaaatgttttgtaaTTAAAGGATCATAAGGGCTTACAGAAAGTGAAGAAATGTTATGAAACTATTTGATCAGTCACTATCAGGGAAAAGTACTTGAGTTTGAGTATGAAATCATGTTTTGCAAAAGCAATCCCAGAACAATTAtaattttattgtctttttttagaAACAAATCTGCCAGAAGATTAAGATGGCAAAAATCTGAGAGGACAGCAGATGCCAAAACAAAAGGACTTGTGAGGAAATGTAAGTTACAAACCCATTTAACCTTAAGAAATCTGTGACCCACTCCATTTCCTCAGCGAGGTCTAATGTTATGTAAATGTACGTTGCAGGTAATGATGAGGACCCCTCCTCTTTGAGCAGAAAAAAGGTTAATTCTCTAATGTGCCCATTGTTTGGTATTAGCTTTAATATAATGCTAAATCTCATCAGTTTCTGATTCCTCTTCAGGTGAGAGGGACAGAGTGCTGTGCTTGGTCATCGTCTCCCTGTGTCTCAATAACAACCACATCAACACAGGACATGTAAGGCATACATCCTTCAATGAGTTTTTAAATTCTAGTAAATTATGACATGTACAGTAATACATTGATAATGTTTTCTTGAAAAAATCGACTAATGTCCTGTAGTGTGACAAGTAACTGTTATAAGTTGGTTATAAGCTAGTTGTAAAATGGTCATAATAGTCTGGTTTATAATGAAATCAACAGATCAGGAGAATCTATGATTACTGGTCTGTAGAGGAGAAGTGTAGCATGTAATTTCCTTTCAcataaggaaaaataaacatttacccTTAGAGAAAATTACATCTCTTTGACAAAAattgggttgttgttttttttttttttagaaggaATTTATTAAATTTGTCACAGTCTGCTGTAAGCTGGCAACAAAATATGTTAAACATGATACatcaccagtgtgtgaaatcCATATCAGCTTTTGCTTTAATTTTTACCCTTTTTACgattcaatgtttttatttcaaaatcataAATTTCATCTTCTTGCTCTTTGTACTCCTATGTTAAGCTTTTATGTTTGTAATGGTTAATGACTAGTGTGGATAGTTACTGGCCTACTGGGATTACTTTGATCCCTGCATATTTATAATAACTATTATTGTACTACCTACTTAAATATTATTTCTATGTTGCTCTGTACTGTGGCGGAAAAACATCATTATATTTTAAGAAGGCCACCTGCTGGTTTGCATGGTACACTACGTCCAAAGATCTTTCCTTGCAGTTTGAGCATACTGTTAAATATTGTCCATATAGTCCTCTGCACATTTGGTAGGTgcttcataaaataataaattgtttttattatcctGCAGTGCGGAGCCTGTTTGGATGACAGAGGACATACCTTATGACACTGATTTTGCCAAGTGCAAACCCCAGATGCAGGGCTGTCCATGGCTGTCCTCTTCTGCTGCCATCCCTGCTAATGGCACCTCAAGGTAATAAATAAACCCCACCTGACTGCcattacgactttattttccCAACTTGCAAGCCTCATCATCTCCCCCGTGCACCACAGAATACATTTAACAGCTGTTTTCACAGGCTGTGGGGACTCTTTAAACATGATGACTAAACTGAAATTGATGTTTCGAAATCCAAGTTCAgagcatttctttcttttgtgtgcAACATTGATCCGAATAATTTCTGCTGTGGCTATAGCAGTACCATGTCTTATCATTCACAGTAATACTGGTATCAATTTTTGCATGATATCTTAATATCTCATCGAACATATCAGACAACGAGGGTGCATGCCCCCATCTGGTGTAGACAGacaagcctttttttcccctgcgaACCGCTCCTGCACTGTGCACTTCGCCGTCTCCTAgcgggctctccgtatccaacgtagcctggatcatttctctatACGCTGCTTTAACTCAAGCATCCAAATAATAATCTTCATGACGAGGCTCGAGTACAGTCGCGATGAAGTGCAGGGGATCCTGGTAGATCTTATTAAAACGTGTTGACAGACTCATAAGAGtgcacttttcattgttttcactccgTGGTCTGTCTCAACCTCTTTGTGTAGAAGACGCTTTAGTGCTGCAATTAAGAGAATGCATCAGATGAACTAATCTCTTTATTTAGCTGCTCAAAAGGGGCGAGAATTGAGAATCTTCTCCATTAAGAACCACTGGTGTGAAGTGAATGATAATCTGCAATGCAGCCAAGTTTCGCTTTTGTGCAGAGACTTTCCAGTATTTAATAGGTGCTGTTTCACCGTTTACTCACATCTTGTTATATTGGTGTTCCAAACTAGTCTTGGACAAACTCTAACCGGGAATGGACAGGTGCGTGCTGGCCACAGTTTTTGCATgtgtcatcacaacatcctgtttcggTGTTAAAAGTCTTTCGgccaaaaatgtcttttttggcCATTTTCAGCTGAAATTTTTTGGTGGCTGAATTTTCTGTGCATCTCTAGAACATAATGTTGAGGAGGAACAGCTATGAGATGCATTTAAGAAACCccataacacaaaataaatactacACTGGCTGACCTCGATTCCTGTCTGATCTGATCTCATACTGTAGACACTACAAAACATGATTCTCCATCCTCTGGACTGTGGTGTTTGTGCATGACTCGTGCCAATTATCATTGCAGTAAAACCAAGTTCACCCAATCAGATAATGAAGGGTCATGATCTTTAATTCTTACAAgcaaaaattttttttttgttcgaaCAAAATCAAGGTCAGGTCTAATTAAGTCACTGATGGGAAATCTGACGGTTATTTGTtaccattttgtgttttgtaggCAGAATTTCTATCCAGCCAGTTGCAGCCAAACTTTGTTTCCCTTTGGACTCAGCCCACCTTCCTTCACCCCCAGCTCACCCTTGGGCTCTGGGCATTTTGGTGAGTCACATCTGACACCTTTGGAGTTGAATGTGTTACTAATAGATTGTAAGATTGTCTTAATGAATGTCATTGGAAAAACTTTGGTTTTTCATTTAAGTGCATggtttagtgtttttttgttttttttgagacaCGGTGGAAATCTTTTGTGTAATTAATGATTAGTTGCTAAAGTTGGTAAAcccaaatacattttttttggatgtATTCTGAGTGAAGTGTCTTCCCTCACAGATGATTTTTCGTGGAGCACAGACACCCTCAAAACATGTCTACTACAATCTGTGAAAGTTTCCATCACCAAAAAATAACAAGATGCTTGCTGAATGTTAAATGCACTTCAACTGCCTGTCAGTCGTGTGCATATTCTTTTAATTTGGAGAGTTAGAAAAATTTGGCTAGTTAAGAAGTTAGTCTGTTATGCAAATGTCTATCATGAATTGAAGTtttcacatgtgcacacaaactaTTTACAATACCCTATATTTGCATAGTGCCATAGACTGGCTTAAAGGAGACACAGACGACAGGCTGTGCTGAGAAAATCATTGATGGGTCTGTAAATACAATTACTGATGTAGTTTTTCTCCCACAGTATTTGAGGGTGTCGTCTGTGCCATCACATGTCCCAAagggggagagaagagaggcagCCGAGCCTCAACCTCCAAAACTTCCACCAAAGAGGCTGATTCTTTACCAACCAGAAGATCTGGACGCAACAGCAAAACTCTGGAAGAGACTCCGGCATCTGACCCATCACCACCTCAATCAAGTTCATCAGACTCTGATTCATCGACCAACCAGTCCGCCAAGCCGACTAAAACTTCTCAAGCACCAGCCAAGAGGAAGGGCAAACAGGTAATAAACCGAAAGGCGAGTGGCAAGCGGAAAGcccaaacaagaaaaaaacgcTCTTCCCAACTTGTTAGCAGCCCAGCAGcaagtgaagaggaggaagaggacgatgGAGGTGACAatatggaggaggaaaaaatagATAATGAGCAGGACACAAATGAATCCGAGCAGCAGCAATCTGATGCTGAAGGAAGCCTTACTGCAGATCAGGACCGTTGTAACAGTCCTGATATGGGAGAAAGTTCAGGACTTTTGAGTAATGATATGGGACAAGACACTGATGAGACCCAGGAACCACCCAATGAACAAGATATTAAGCCAGAAGAAGATGACAAGGACCCGTCCTGTCTCTCAGATTCGCCCGCTCATAGCCCTAATTCATGCTCTGAAAGCAGTCAGGACaaaatagaggaggaggaggacgacgacgaagaagaggaggagccgCCAGCCAGTCCCTTTGCATCTGGAGACAAGGACTCTGAGAAAAGAGCCTCTCCATCACCCCCTGATTCTGAACATGCTCTGCTGGAAGACCTGATGTCTCCCCATTGTGATGAGCACACAGATCCGGATGTTGACATGGTCGTTTGTGCAGAGTCAGATGAAGCAGATAATGAAGAATCTTTGCAAGAAGTGGAAGCCAAATCATGCGAAAACTTGGTCCAGACTGGCTCCCCTCCTGCTGGTGAGTTGGAGGAATGTGTAACTGACCCAGAAACAAAAGCTGCTGAGGACGGCGATACAAAGTGGGCCGAATCAGAGGAACCTTCAGTAGCTGATGGTTCTGTAGAAAGCATGGAAAACCATCCATCTACAGATGACACTAACGTTGTCCCCATGGACTGCAGTTCACCCACAAGTGAGCATGGTGACAGTGCCACTTTGGAATTGTCGAAGGAGAATGCTGATTCAGCTGCTGTAGGATCCCCTCCTTCAGAGAGCCAGGTCACCCAGGACGAGAACTACAAGGGCCAACCTGAGAGGGAAAAGAGCCAGGAGAGGAAGAATGGCAGGCAGCGACGCTCCCGCTTCCACTCCCCAACTTCCACTTGGTCACCTAAGAAAGACTCTACGCGAGAGCCATCCAGGCGCTCACACTCAAGAGAGCGAGATGACAGCCCACCCTCTAGCCGCTCTTCACGAGCTCGCAGCAGAGACCGAGACCGAGACAGAGACCGGGGCCGTGATCGTGACCGGGACTGTGATGGAGAGAAAGACTATTCTAGGAGGGAGCGTAGtcgtgagaggaggagaagacgaTCAAGGAGTCGCTCTAGATCCAGGTCCCGATCTCGGTCTAGGTCTCGATCCAGAACAAGGTCTCACAGACGGGGTCCCAGCCCTGAATATCCAACATCCAGAGAGCAGTCTCCGCAGAGGAGGGAGCGTCGAGGTGGGTGGAGGTCAGGTCAGGGCAGTGGGTCTGGTGGTGAGGGACGGAGGTATCACGGAGGCGCTGGCCGCTTTGAAAATGGTGTGCCTTCTGAAGGTTCCCCAGATCGCCAGGGCTGGTCAGAAAATCCTGACTGGGTCACAGAAAAGACTAGTGAAGCTGAGAACAAGACCCGGGACCTTGGCTTTAGTGGTGGCTCACGCTGGGAAGACAACCGTGGTGGGAGTAAGGGAGAGTCACGTGGCCGGGGTGGCAGAGGTGCAGGTCGTGGTAGTAATAGGAGCTTTTACTCCCAGCAGGAAGAGACCTCAGACAACCGCTGGCAGCCCAGAAACAACTTCTCAGGTACAGGCAACAATTCAGGGAATGACGCATACAGTCGCTTCAATGAAAACAGGGGTGGTGGCCGGAGGAAAGAGTCAGATCCAAGTGACTCTATGCTCGACCGCTCTGGATGGTCCTCGGCATCCAGCTGGGCTGTCAGGAGGAAACTACCTGCTGACGTTCAGGACTATTACTCCAAGAAGGAGAGAGGTGGACCGGGAGGCTGGAACCGAGTAGAGGAAGAGCAACCAGCTGCAGTAGCAGGTGAATTCTCTTCAGTTTCTCTTATTACTGTCAAAACTTTCTGTTAAATTCTTACTTGTCAGAAACACTACTGTTGCTGTTTGAGAAAATGAGGATGTTTAAAAAGAGCCCGACTTGAATCCACGCTTTCCTCAGACCCAACTGGTATATTTGATACTagaagaaaatataaatgtaatgctATATTGCAAatgggaccatgcacaaaaagTGAAAGACCCTTTGAAGGTCTTGTTTTACTTGCATTACTTGTTTGAATCTCCATGTTCTGCTTGAACACCTTCTCTCAAGTGCACattttattaatgaatgaatggatgaattgaAATATATCTGTGCTTATACAAATACACCGTCCTCTGAATCAACCGTCAAACTTCAAACATTACTGTAACGCACTGTTACTGCCAAACACTGCCCTAAatgttcatttctttcatttgcaGATCCCCCTAAAAGTGAGCCCCCTCCCCAGGCAGTCCCAGGTAACGCTCCGGTGCCTGTGATGAACGTggttcctcctcatcctcctcagcTGAATGTTCTTCACCATCACTACCCCATGCAGGGCCCACGAGGAGCCCTGCCTGTCAGCCTGCAGCCTGCTGCACCGTACGCAATGCCTCCTCCAGTCCCTGTGCATCTCCACCCTGCTGTGCCACTGCTTCAGGTGCCTGCTGTCGGCGCTCAGGGcctcccacctcctcccccaCCGCCTCCACCCATGCAGCATGGCAGCCTGACTGCAGCAGCCCAGCCTGATCCCCACATGACTCAGGTATGGTAAATTGTGGTGAATTGACTATATgccacttcctggttttcagTCAGCCAGCCCAACTATTTCCGGTGAGCTGTCAGCCAAACATGCGGATACGTGTTACCAAGAGTATTTACACAGAGGGATCCTCCAGTGATCTGCTGTTGTCCCcttaaaatgtttcattttatgcCATGTTGAATCCCTTGGAGCTAACTACTGAAATAACTACTTAAAAATTAAGGGTTGGAGCTACAGTATATCGCTAACGTTACCTtaaaaagtccaagtttcccATTACTGATGACTGACCGGAAGTTACGGGAGCTGGCTTATATTTTAGCGCAAGTAGTAGGTGACGCTCAGTGCATAAGGTccattcaacattttaaaatacacgaGTGCTGTATGTAAACGTACTTttccacaaatgtgtttttaaatcctggTTTTCCGTAGATGGTGGGCACCATGGTGGGTTATGGCAAACCTGCCCTGCTCCCCACTCCTACCAAAGCTGGTGGAGTGACCCAGGGACAGATGGCACTCAGCCAAGTGCTACCATCCTCTACAACTCAGTATGGTCATCACAAGGCTCAACCCGACagctctaaaaaagaaaaggtaacTTTGAAGTAATGGCGTATTTTTCTGTCCTTATTTTCATCCTCGAGACATCTAACATCCTCTCACTGTTCTAGAAACAACAGATTCAAGAGAGAGCTGTAAATGAAGTGAAGACAGCCATTAAACCTTACTACCAAAAGAAGGAAATCACCAAGGAGGAGTACAAGGAGATTGTGCGCAAGGCAGTAGAGAAGGTGAGCACTTGCAAAAATTACATTTGCTCCACCCGTGAAATTCAAACATATCCTGCGCCTTCTCATCCTGCAGGGCTGTgtctgaaaatgtgttaaataaaaatattgctgtTTAACTGAATGTTATGTCCAAATGGGGTCACAGTAAGGATTCATTTGCTATCGTTTGTGTGCAGTTTTCTTATGGATGAATATATGAACCAATTTCACTATTAACCATAGTTAAAAACATCATGATTGTGTAAGCATAAAAACTTAAGTCATTTTTCTATGAACAACAGTAGCACAGTTTCTGCAGGTGTAACTGGCAGACTGCAGGCAAAACATAAGTATGGTCCACCAACAAGACAATAACAAGATAATAATGTAAACCAACAGCAGCAAAGCAGGAAAAGGAGCGTTGCACTTAAGTCTCTCCATAATGACATGTAATCTTTCAAATGACAGTGCATTATAATCATAAAACAgtaaagcagtttttttccccctcaataATCATGCAATCAAAATATGATTGTCTTGACATGT
The nucleotide sequence above comes from Solea senegalensis isolate Sse05_10M linkage group LG3, IFAPA_SoseM_1, whole genome shotgun sequence. Encoded proteins:
- the scaf11 gene encoding protein SCAF11, which codes for MTGPESGQGPSDGADTEEAEKCPICLGILAGGELAMPDSCCHVFCLRCLLTWAELQMAPSCPVDRRPFSHVYRWDGNLRCVQVPVTKQTTQPEADNCCCRNPEQKVCLKNKSARRLRWQKSERTADAKTKGLVRKCNDEDPSSLSRKKVRGTECCAWSSSPCVSITTTSTQDIAEPVWMTEDIPYDTDFAKCKPQMQGCPWLSSSAAIPANGTSRQNFYPASCSQTLFPFGLSPPSFTPSSPLGSGHFVFEGVVCAITCPKGGEKRGSRASTSKTSTKEADSLPTRRSGRNSKTLEETPASDPSPPQSSSSDSDSSTNQSAKPTKTSQAPAKRKGKQVINRKASGKRKAQTRKKRSSQLVSSPAASEEEEEDDGGDNMEEEKIDNEQDTNESEQQQSDAEGSLTADQDRCNSPDMGESSGLLSNDMGQDTDETQEPPNEQDIKPEEDDKDPSCLSDSPAHSPNSCSESSQDKIEEEEDDDEEEEEPPASPFASGDKDSEKRASPSPPDSEHALLEDLMSPHCDEHTDPDVDMVVCAESDEADNEESLQEVEAKSCENLVQTGSPPAGELEECVTDPETKAAEDGDTKWAESEEPSVADGSVESMENHPSTDDTNVVPMDCSSPTSEHGDSATLELSKENADSAAVGSPPSESQVTQDENYKGQPEREKSQERKNGRQRRSRFHSPTSTWSPKKDSTREPSRRSHSRERDDSPPSSRSSRARSRDRDRDRDRGRDRDRDCDGEKDYSRRERSRERRRRRSRSRSRSRSRSRSRSRSRTRSHRRGPSPEYPTSREQSPQRRERRGGWRSGQGSGSGGEGRRYHGGAGRFENGVPSEGSPDRQGWSENPDWVTEKTSEAENKTRDLGFSGGSRWEDNRGGSKGESRGRGGRGAGRGSNRSFYSQQEETSDNRWQPRNNFSGTGNNSGNDAYSRFNENRGGGRRKESDPSDSMLDRSGWSSASSWAVRRKLPADVQDYYSKKERGGPGGWNRVEEEQPAAVADPPKSEPPPQAVPGNAPVPVMNVVPPHPPQLNVLHHHYPMQGPRGALPVSLQPAAPYAMPPPVPVHLHPAVPLLQVPAVGAQGLPPPPPPPPPMQHGSLTAAAQPDPHMTQMVGTMVGYGKPALLPTPTKAGGVTQGQMALSQVLPSSTTQYGHHKAQPDSSKKEKKQQIQERAVNEVKTAIKPYYQKKEITKEEYKEIVRKAVEKVCHSKSGEVNTNKVANLVKAYVDKYKHARKK